A window of Pseudomonas mucidolens contains these coding sequences:
- the ybgF gene encoding tol-pal system protein YbgF: MRTCRRVVTVLALSLAPFAVWAEVPVEDSNSGYNNSGSSYPPAGYGTNGAYAGGGVSTPVSAQGELFNQLQRMQDQLAQQRGAIEVLQNEVNRLKQEGLERYQDLDRRIGTGVTPAATPENSPADGAASAVGGAAAGASQAPAASSEPADPAKEKLYYDAAFDLIKAKDFDKASKAFTAFLGRYPNSQYAGNAQYWLGEVNLAKGDLQGAGQAFAKVSQLYPKHSKVPDSLYKLADVERRLSHTDKVKGILQQVVAQYPGTSAAQLAQRDLQRL; the protein is encoded by the coding sequence ATGCGAACGTGCCGTCGTGTTGTAACCGTATTGGCTCTCAGCCTCGCACCGTTTGCGGTGTGGGCTGAGGTTCCCGTGGAAGATAGCAACTCTGGCTATAACAATAGTGGGAGCAGCTATCCACCAGCAGGTTATGGCACGAACGGTGCCTATGCCGGGGGAGGGGTTTCGACCCCTGTCTCGGCACAGGGCGAGCTGTTCAACCAACTGCAGCGCATGCAGGATCAATTGGCGCAGCAGCGAGGCGCGATTGAAGTTCTGCAAAATGAAGTGAATCGTCTGAAGCAAGAAGGCCTGGAGCGATACCAGGATCTTGATCGGCGTATAGGGACCGGCGTTACACCTGCCGCCACTCCTGAGAATTCTCCTGCCGATGGCGCCGCAAGCGCCGTCGGTGGTGCTGCCGCAGGTGCCAGCCAGGCGCCTGCCGCCAGCAGTGAACCGGCTGATCCGGCCAAGGAAAAGCTGTATTACGACGCAGCCTTCGACCTGATCAAAGCCAAGGATTTTGACAAGGCCAGCAAGGCGTTCACCGCTTTCCTGGGTCGTTACCCGAACAGTCAGTACGCTGGCAACGCCCAGTACTGGTTGGGTGAAGTCAACCTGGCCAAGGGTGATCTGCAAGGCGCGGGCCAGGCGTTCGCCAAGGTCAGCCAGCTCTACCCCAAGCATTCTAAGGTGCCTGACTCGTTGTACAAACTGGCTGATGTAGAGCGCCGCCTGAGTCATACCGACAAGGTCAAAGGCATTCTGCAGCAAGTGGTGGCCCAATATCCGGGCACATCCGCCGCGCAGTTGGCCCAGCGGGACCTGCAGCGCTTGTAA
- the queE gene encoding 7-carboxy-7-deazaguanine synthase QueE, which translates to MQDTLRITEVFYSLQGETRTAGLPTVFVRLTGCPLRCQYCDSAYAFTGGTVRTLDDILEQVASYRPRYVCVTGGEPLAQPNAIALLKQLCDAGYEVSLETSGALDISAVDPRVSRVVDLKTPGSKEVNRNRYENLDLLTANDQVKFVICSREDYDWASSKLIQYGLDRRAGEVLFSPSHHDLNARDLADWVVADNLPVRLQLQLHKYLWNDEPGR; encoded by the coding sequence ATGCAAGACACATTACGCATCACCGAAGTTTTTTACTCGTTACAGGGTGAAACGCGCACCGCTGGCCTGCCCACAGTATTCGTGCGCCTCACCGGTTGCCCGTTGCGTTGCCAGTACTGTGACAGCGCCTACGCCTTCACTGGTGGCACCGTGCGCACCCTTGACGACATTCTGGAGCAGGTTGCCAGTTATCGCCCGCGTTACGTCTGTGTGACAGGCGGCGAACCGTTGGCCCAGCCGAATGCTATCGCGTTGCTCAAGCAACTGTGTGACGCCGGTTATGAGGTGTCCCTGGAAACCAGCGGCGCGCTGGACATTTCAGCGGTTGATCCGCGGGTCAGTCGGGTTGTCGACCTCAAGACACCCGGCTCCAAGGAAGTCAATCGCAACCGCTACGAGAACCTCGACCTGCTGACGGCCAACGACCAGGTCAAGTTCGTCATCTGTTCGCGTGAGGACTATGACTGGGCCAGCTCCAAGCTGATCCAGTACGGCCTGGACCGGCGCGCGGGTGAAGTCTTGTTCTCCCCAAGCCATCATGACTTGAACGCTCGCGATCTTGCTGATTGGGTGGTTGCGGACAACCTGCCGGTGCGCCTGCAATTGCAGCTGCATAAATACCTTTGGAACGACGAGCCGGGACGCTGA